In the Rhodothermales bacterium genome, one interval contains:
- a CDS encoding ribbon-helix-helix protein, CopG family: protein METPDLKAAEADPKTSSPSDSKRNGGRPKKPKKERRDHVVPVRMNDAEYRLVEEKAEASGLSKSAYMRRAATGRPISPKADAMLRRELRRIGVDLNQLAASLEREPAHVGGPDAAAVRATTEELRRVLNELRDES from the coding sequence ATGGAGACACCGGATCTCAAGGCCGCCGAAGCGGACCCAAAGACGAGCTCGCCTTCGGACTCGAAGCGCAACGGTGGGAGGCCGAAGAAGCCGAAGAAGGAGCGGCGTGACCACGTCGTCCCCGTCCGGATGAACGACGCCGAGTACCGGCTCGTCGAGGAGAAGGCGGAGGCCTCTGGCCTGTCGAAGTCGGCGTACATGCGACGCGCGGCCACGGGGCGACCGATCAGTCCGAAGGCCGACGCGATGCTCCGGCGAGAGCTCCGGCGGATCGGTGTGGACCTGAACCAGCTCGCCGCGAGCCTCGAACGCGAGCCGGCCCACGTAGGCGGCCCCGACGCCGCGGCCGTCCGGGCAACCACGGAGGAGCTGCGCCGGGTGCTGAACGAGCTGAGGGACGAGTCGTGA